In Corynebacterium nuruki S6-4, the following proteins share a genomic window:
- a CDS encoding FAD/NAD(P)-binding protein: protein MSTIAVIGGGPRGISVLERIVAARSAGTDTPRNSPDSPDSPDSPDSAGLTVHLVDDTEPGAGRVWRTNQTRTLCMNTLADAVTLFTEPRSSVTAPVVEGPTMYEWMELIRGDELTAAADPSGAKTTLFRAHRAFVPGEFHAEIAAAVPESHPSRALYGEYLRWVLSVVLARADGADGADVDVQVHQARATGITASGTQDRITLVTGDTATEVPDEILADATVLATGWTDTEPDALETFTASSLEMHPELTWVRPGNPADQAVDDIPSWADSHEEVLVRGLGMGFFDLMAMLTIDRGGRFVPDATARSGLSYRPSGREPHLLAASHHGYPYQPKPVFHSLPPAAWTPRFRAAVARLRQDAPADGYPADSIDFGTTLWPAILRDAQEAYYRVLLGEGTVAETGTGDLSTLDAVTDVIDDPDADPWTLHTDPRLVRLVPEHRFNLPMYADPVAGLVAASEGASGGAPTVDDLTARVADLLGSDLHEAELGRASAVKAGLQVIGSVRKPAQVVDEPGRFTTRSRRAEYAELRRVGQMVGSGPPAFRTAELLCLVDAGYVRFLGGHPTLVIDPEKPAFAMSSPSTGEETVTSRTLVDAWLHKPDTRTTADPLSRDLREAGRLRTWTRGDGTATHAPEVDLATSRLIGASGEKDPRVHLVGIPLQDVRADMTISPMPRTDPLMLQETDAAAVSALHAAG from the coding sequence CGTCTGGCGCACCAACCAGACCCGCACGCTGTGCATGAACACCCTGGCGGACGCCGTCACCCTGTTCACCGAACCGCGCTCCTCCGTCACCGCCCCCGTCGTCGAGGGCCCCACCATGTACGAGTGGATGGAACTCATCCGCGGCGACGAACTCACCGCCGCCGCCGACCCGTCCGGCGCCAAGACCACCCTGTTCCGCGCCCACCGGGCCTTCGTCCCCGGCGAGTTCCACGCCGAGATCGCCGCCGCGGTCCCCGAGTCCCACCCCTCCCGCGCCCTCTACGGCGAATACCTGCGGTGGGTGCTCTCCGTCGTCCTCGCCAGAGCCGACGGGGCCGACGGCGCCGACGTCGACGTGCAGGTCCACCAGGCCCGCGCGACCGGGATCACGGCGTCCGGCACGCAGGACCGCATCACCCTCGTCACCGGCGACACGGCCACCGAGGTCCCCGACGAGATCCTCGCGGACGCCACCGTCCTCGCCACCGGCTGGACCGACACCGAACCCGACGCCCTCGAGACCTTCACCGCCTCCTCCCTCGAGATGCACCCCGAGCTGACCTGGGTCCGTCCCGGCAACCCGGCCGACCAGGCCGTCGACGACATCCCCTCGTGGGCGGACTCCCACGAGGAGGTGCTCGTCCGCGGCCTGGGCATGGGCTTCTTCGACCTCATGGCGATGCTGACCATCGACCGCGGCGGCCGCTTCGTGCCGGACGCCACCGCCCGCTCCGGCCTGTCCTACCGGCCGTCCGGCCGTGAGCCTCACCTGCTCGCCGCCTCCCACCACGGCTACCCCTACCAGCCGAAACCCGTCTTCCACTCGCTGCCGCCGGCGGCGTGGACACCCCGGTTCCGCGCCGCGGTCGCCCGGCTCCGGCAGGACGCCCCGGCCGACGGCTACCCCGCGGACTCCATCGACTTCGGCACCACCCTGTGGCCCGCCATTCTCCGCGACGCCCAGGAGGCCTACTACCGGGTCCTACTCGGTGAAGGGACCGTCGCCGAGACCGGCACCGGTGACCTGAGCACCCTCGACGCGGTCACCGACGTCATCGACGACCCCGACGCCGACCCGTGGACCCTCCACACCGACCCCCGGCTGGTCAGGCTGGTGCCCGAACACCGCTTCAACCTGCCGATGTACGCCGACCCGGTCGCCGGCCTCGTCGCGGCGTCCGAAGGGGCATCAGGTGGGGCGCCCACCGTCGACGACCTCACCGCCCGGGTCGCCGACCTGCTCGGCAGCGACCTCCACGAGGCGGAACTCGGCCGCGCCTCCGCCGTCAAGGCCGGACTGCAGGTCATCGGCTCGGTCCGGAAACCCGCGCAGGTCGTCGACGAACCCGGCCGGTTCACCACCCGCTCGCGCCGCGCCGAATACGCCGAACTGCGGCGCGTCGGCCAGATGGTCGGGTCCGGCCCGCCCGCCTTCCGCACCGCCGAACTCCTCTGCCTCGTCGACGCCGGCTACGTCCGCTTCCTCGGCGGGCACCCCACCCTCGTCATCGACCCGGAGAAGCCCGCGTTCGCCATGAGCTCCCCCTCCACCGGGGAAGAGACCGTCACCTCCCGCACCCTCGTGGACGCCTGGCTGCACAAGCCGGACACCCGCACCACCGCCGACCCGCTGAGCCGGGACCTGCGGGAGGCCGGCCGGCTGCGCACCTGGACCCGCGGGGACGGCACCGCCACCCACGCCCCCGAGGTCGACCTGGCGACATCCCGGCTGATCGGGGCGTCCGGTGAGAAGGATCCGCGGGTCCACCTCGTCGGCATCCCGCTGCAGGACGTCCGCGCCGACATGACCATCTCCCCCATGCCCCGCACCGATCCGCTGATGCTGCAGGAGACCGACGCCGCCGCGGTCTCCGCGCTGCACGCCGCCGGCTGA
- a CDS encoding DNA-3-methyladenine glycosylase, with protein MIDLSQAPETVAPQLLGAVLRRQSVDGTVAVLLTEVEAYPGIGDPASHTANGWTPRCATMFGPPGHLYVYASYGIHRAGNIVCRDEGTGAGVLLRAGRVVEGLDLVRRRRSRVKDGAEVIPEDAALARGPGNLGAALGLDLDLDGATLAVVDGSGTADGADGSAGSAGNAGSVGSAGPAAFTLTPPAAPVEYVRGPRIGVSKNADAPLRFWIPGERSVTSPRRPPRG; from the coding sequence GTGATCGACCTCAGTCAGGCCCCGGAGACCGTGGCCCCGCAGCTGCTCGGCGCGGTGCTGCGCCGGCAGTCCGTCGACGGCACCGTCGCCGTGCTGCTCACCGAGGTCGAGGCGTACCCGGGGATCGGGGATCCGGCGTCCCACACAGCAAACGGGTGGACGCCGCGGTGCGCCACGATGTTCGGCCCGCCCGGCCACCTCTACGTCTACGCCAGCTACGGCATCCACCGCGCCGGCAACATCGTCTGCCGGGACGAGGGCACCGGCGCCGGGGTACTCCTGCGTGCCGGGCGCGTGGTCGAGGGGCTCGACCTGGTACGCCGTCGGCGCAGCCGGGTGAAGGACGGTGCCGAGGTCATCCCGGAGGATGCCGCCCTCGCCCGCGGGCCGGGCAATCTCGGGGCGGCGCTGGGCCTGGACCTCGACCTCGACGGGGCGACCCTGGCGGTGGTCGACGGCAGCGGTACTGCCGACGGCGCCGACGGCAGCGCTGGCAGTGCTGGCAATGCCGGCAGTGTCGGCAGCGCCGGCCCTGCCGCATTCACCCTGACTCCGCCGGCAGCCCCGGTGGAGTACGTCCGCGGTCCCCGGATCGGCGTCTCGAAGAACGCCGACGCCCCGCTGCGGTTCTGGATCCCCGGTGAGCGGTCCGTGACCTCCCCGCGGCGTCCGCCACGGGGCTGA